One Candidatus Vicinibacter affinis DNA window includes the following coding sequences:
- a CDS encoding AAA family ATPase — MSIINHFNHLNLSQGQETALAKLEAFLAGPANVFMLKGYAGSGKTAILKGLVDYFNTSDKDFALMAPTGRAAKVIREKTGQEAFTIHKSIYSYEDMVEIEEGDSFYYYYKIRNNIDVTGKIFIVDEASMLSDANNESEFFRFGSGHLLSDLITYTRVAHENVKSKIIFVGDPCQLSPVGDNSSKAFEANYLKEHFNLSSEETEMKEVQRQGGDSGILRAAAKIRKSISAHFFNDFNLRSNGNDILNPSYEAFLDIWQESASPKIIIASKNKTCLDLNLQIRERIFGNANLPVQKSDIVIMGGNNYRKGVFNGEFAVINEVSDTVTQRTIALRAKNSITLYWRDVELIFPDAESNNKVVKGKMLENFIYGDNYLKPEETQALYVDFTSRHKGLKPKTEEFKEAIMQDEYFNCLLMKYGYAVTCHKAQGGEWDNVFTVWDNDNMEGFDCFTDKQRRASKTNQDFYRWAYTAITRASKTLYALNPPFFNSYSSMAFLDVTVLNALNELTGNQVQTEEINLDNELLQQLSVLNLLEQPVPLQDHFIKVRHAVRKQYIDIVGWEKIGYEIRYSFLREKDKAVFKTFVNGKYEFRNAISPMPNLSPSSTFNNTLAEILNHLPNVSIKRNTAETIISQIEFDFELEEEFPFTRSLFDELVLLFKETDIKIDDIEHQQYKERYTFKRNNETAVVDFEYKKNGFFGRIVPIQNMTNSQLLLTSLQTALQTFKQEEYAG; from the coding sequence ATGAGCATAATTAATCACTTTAATCATTTAAACCTAAGTCAGGGCCAGGAAACTGCTCTAGCTAAGCTGGAGGCTTTTTTAGCTGGTCCAGCGAACGTGTTTATGTTGAAGGGATATGCAGGCAGCGGTAAAACAGCAATCCTTAAAGGGTTAGTGGACTATTTTAATACTTCAGATAAGGATTTTGCATTAATGGCACCTACAGGCAGAGCAGCCAAAGTTATCAGAGAAAAAACCGGACAGGAAGCCTTTACTATACATAAGTCTATTTACAGTTATGAGGATATGGTAGAGATTGAAGAAGGTGATTCTTTCTATTACTATTACAAAATAAGGAACAATATTGATGTGACCGGGAAGATATTCATAGTTGATGAAGCCTCCATGTTATCTGATGCCAATAACGAAAGTGAGTTTTTCCGTTTTGGTTCAGGCCACCTATTATCTGATTTGATTACCTACACAAGGGTGGCACATGAAAATGTGAAATCCAAAATCATTTTTGTTGGGGACCCTTGTCAGTTATCTCCGGTAGGGGATAATAGTTCAAAAGCCTTTGAAGCCAATTATCTTAAGGAACATTTCAATCTTTCGTCAGAAGAAACTGAAATGAAAGAAGTACAACGACAAGGAGGCGATAGTGGTATTTTGAGGGCAGCCGCAAAAATACGTAAGAGTATTTCAGCCCATTTCTTCAATGACTTTAATTTGCGTTCAAATGGAAATGACATTCTAAATCCTAGTTATGAAGCTTTTCTTGACATCTGGCAAGAGTCAGCAAGTCCAAAAATTATCATAGCCAGTAAAAATAAAACCTGTCTGGACCTCAATTTGCAAATAAGAGAACGGATTTTTGGCAATGCAAATTTACCTGTTCAAAAAAGTGATATTGTTATCATGGGTGGTAACAATTATAGAAAAGGCGTTTTCAATGGTGAATTTGCAGTTATCAATGAAGTAAGCGATACAGTCACACAGAGAACAATTGCGTTAAGAGCTAAAAATTCGATAACACTTTATTGGCGTGATGTGGAATTAATTTTCCCTGATGCTGAAAGCAATAATAAGGTTGTAAAGGGTAAGATGCTTGAAAACTTCATTTACGGAGATAATTATTTGAAGCCGGAAGAAACCCAAGCATTGTATGTAGACTTTACTTCCCGACACAAGGGTTTAAAGCCCAAAACAGAAGAGTTTAAGGAGGCCATCATGCAGGACGAATATTTCAATTGCTTGTTGATGAAGTATGGTTATGCTGTTACTTGCCACAAGGCTCAAGGTGGTGAATGGGATAATGTGTTTACCGTATGGGATAATGATAATATGGAGGGCTTCGACTGCTTTACTGACAAACAACGGAGAGCAAGTAAAACAAATCAGGATTTCTATCGCTGGGCATACACAGCAATCACAAGGGCATCAAAAACTTTGTATGCATTAAATCCACCGTTTTTCAATTCCTATTCATCTATGGCATTCCTCGATGTAACAGTCTTGAATGCATTAAATGAATTAACAGGCAATCAGGTTCAAACAGAAGAAATCAATCTTGATAACGAATTGCTGCAACAGCTTTCAGTGCTGAACCTTTTAGAGCAACCTGTTCCATTGCAGGATCATTTTATCAAGGTTCGCCATGCAGTAAGAAAGCAATACATTGATATTGTTGGTTGGGAGAAAATTGGCTACGAGATTAGATACTCTTTTCTGAGGGAGAAAGACAAAGCAGTTTTCAAAACTTTTGTAAATGGAAAATATGAATTTAGAAATGCCATTTCACCTATGCCAAATCTTTCCCCAAGCAGTACATTCAATAATACACTTGCTGAAATATTAAATCATTTGCCAAATGTTTCCATAAAACGCAATACAGCTGAAACGATTATTAGCCAAATTGAATTTGACTTCGAGTTAGAAGAAGAGTTCCCTTTTACAAGAAGTTTGTTTGATGAATTAGTACTGTTGTTTAAAGAAACAGATATTAAGATTGATGATATTGAACATCAGCAATACAAAGAACGCTATACATTTAAGCGAAATAATGAAACAGCCGTTGTAGATTTTGAATATAAAAAGAATGGTTTCTTTGGTAGGATTGTTCCAATTCAAAATATGACCAATAGTCAGTTGTTGCTCACCAGCCTTCAAACGGCATTGCAAACTTTTAAACAAGAAGAATATGCCGGCTAA
- a CDS encoding amino acid permease, which yields MAKTTLFIRKPMKDLIAQSDHEGQTLKRTLGPTNLILLGIGAIIGAGLFSITGGAAAANAGPAITISFIVAGLGCAFAGLCYAEFSSMIPVAGSAYTYSYATMGEFIAWIIGWDLVLEYAVGAATVSISWSRYFGKFLEGFGVHLPVEYMAGPWDGGYINLPAVVIVVLVSLLLIKGTSESAKFNGFIVALKVLVVLIFIILGWSYINYSNYSPYIPDNTGTFGEFGFSGIIRAAAIVFFAYIGFDAVSTAAQEAINPKKDMPIGILGSLLICTVLYILFAHVMTGVTNYTSFAGRDGIAPVAVAIDHMGSPNANGVMTPDYPWLNRAIIVAILGGYASVILVMLMGQSRVFFSMSQDGLIPKIFSEVHPIFRTPAKSSFLFMIFVSLFAAFIPARVVGEMTSIGTLFAFILVCLGVLVMRKTLPDAPRAFRTPWVPFVPIMGILTCLFMMVFLPGDTWLRLIIWLAIGFVIYFFYSQRHSKLRNPQQ from the coding sequence ATGGCAAAAACCACGCTATTTATCAGAAAGCCCATGAAGGACCTGATTGCTCAGTCTGATCATGAAGGACAGACCTTGAAGCGAACTCTTGGGCCTACCAATTTGATACTACTGGGTATTGGGGCCATCATTGGAGCAGGACTTTTTTCAATTACCGGTGGCGCTGCAGCAGCCAATGCGGGACCAGCCATTACCATTTCATTTATCGTTGCAGGTTTAGGTTGTGCATTTGCAGGTTTGTGCTATGCTGAATTTTCATCCATGATTCCGGTTGCAGGAAGTGCTTATACTTATTCTTATGCAACCATGGGTGAGTTTATAGCCTGGATCATCGGCTGGGACCTTGTACTTGAATACGCAGTCGGAGCAGCCACAGTAAGTATTAGTTGGAGTCGATATTTTGGAAAATTTCTGGAAGGTTTTGGAGTGCATCTGCCGGTGGAATATATGGCAGGTCCCTGGGATGGAGGATACATCAACCTTCCTGCGGTGGTTATCGTAGTACTGGTCAGTTTGCTGTTGATCAAAGGGACCAGTGAATCTGCCAAATTTAATGGCTTTATCGTGGCATTGAAAGTATTGGTCGTTTTGATCTTCATTATTCTTGGTTGGAGTTATATCAATTACTCCAATTACAGCCCTTACATCCCGGACAATACCGGCACTTTTGGAGAATTTGGGTTCAGTGGTATTATACGTGCTGCGGCTATTGTTTTCTTTGCCTATATTGGATTTGATGCAGTGAGTACTGCAGCTCAGGAAGCCATAAATCCCAAGAAAGATATGCCGATCGGTATTCTCGGGTCTTTGCTAATTTGTACGGTGTTGTACATCCTATTTGCGCATGTGATGACCGGTGTAACAAATTACACCTCCTTTGCAGGAAGAGATGGCATCGCCCCGGTGGCAGTAGCCATTGATCACATGGGTTCTCCTAATGCGAATGGTGTGATGACTCCGGATTATCCCTGGTTAAACAGAGCCATTATTGTGGCAATTCTGGGTGGGTATGCATCCGTAATTTTAGTCATGTTGATGGGACAGTCACGTGTATTCTTCAGCATGTCACAGGATGGGTTGATTCCAAAAATATTTTCAGAAGTTCACCCGATATTCAGGACTCCTGCAAAGAGTAGTTTCCTTTTCATGATATTCGTAAGTTTATTTGCTGCCTTTATTCCTGCCCGTGTAGTGGGCGAGATGACCAGTATAGGTACTCTTTTTGCATTTATACTTGTTTGCCTGGGTGTCCTGGTGATGCGAAAGACTTTACCTGATGCGCCAAGAGCCTTCAGGACTCCTTGGGTTCCTTTCGTTCCGATCATGGGTATTTTGACCTGTCTGTTTATGATGGTTTTTCTGCCGGGTGATACTTGGTTGCGGTTAATTATCTGGCTGGCTATTGGTTTTGTGATTTATTTCTTCTACAGTCAAAGGCACAGTAAGCTCAGGAATCCACAACAATAA
- a CDS encoding protein BatD — protein sequence MPAKQFLLIFSWLLSNAVFAQFPSFVAEVETRQALVGSPFNIEFSLKNAEGSGFTAPDFGGLQVIAGPSRSMQTTVINGRMSSSIGYVYSLVGTKPGTYIISPAKIRTGSKVLNTQPITIQIIQASKSAQNGKNYYIEATLSNEKAYIGQQVILTYKLYTRESIRNIEVVSSPKLEDFYKEYIANGDGNPKREIIHGQDYTTKVLGRIALFPIKKGLIKIDPTAYRLILGEDDPWGFSIPSMMGGRAEVIQTNSLQLNILDFPQPVPDGFSGAVGTFRAEFKDINKDYNLSDAINISLLIAGDGNMNNIQPKLFPQDSLFTISDARQAEPQKLSEEPVILKSRLYDYLLTPKKPGKALIKTEFCYLDPESNQYKFIRDSFEVQITSGKPRASVHIDELKPISGVVKLSKSSPFFLDQPINLLIMSFPFFLLAYFLFFKKGKEYFNQLKYTEHKKTPTIDGPSFTLDDLEKYALAALTKKYPELKDHQTLYAIKSYLSKDRSDPQKENFFVLISKMEMLKFSNNNDPAELNSIRNQIDSLIGKIS from the coding sequence ATGCCCGCTAAGCAATTCCTTTTAATTTTTTCATGGTTGCTGTCAAATGCAGTGTTTGCACAGTTTCCATCTTTTGTTGCAGAAGTGGAAACCCGTCAGGCATTGGTCGGCAGTCCTTTTAACATCGAATTCAGCCTTAAGAATGCAGAGGGTTCAGGATTTACCGCACCAGATTTTGGTGGATTGCAAGTAATTGCGGGTCCAAGCAGATCCATGCAGACAACCGTCATCAATGGAAGGATGAGCTCCTCCATTGGATATGTATATTCATTGGTCGGAACCAAACCTGGAACTTATATCATCAGTCCGGCCAAAATTAGAACCGGAAGTAAAGTACTTAATACGCAGCCCATCACCATTCAAATCATCCAGGCCAGCAAATCCGCTCAAAACGGTAAAAACTATTACATCGAAGCAACCCTCAGCAACGAAAAAGCGTACATCGGTCAACAGGTAATCCTTACCTACAAACTTTATACCCGGGAAAGCATCCGCAACATAGAGGTGGTCTCTTCCCCTAAACTTGAAGACTTCTACAAAGAATACATTGCCAACGGTGATGGAAATCCCAAAAGAGAAATTATCCACGGCCAGGACTATACCACCAAAGTTCTTGGCAGGATAGCCTTATTTCCCATTAAAAAAGGTTTGATTAAAATTGATCCAACTGCCTATCGCCTCATACTTGGAGAGGATGATCCCTGGGGATTTTCAATTCCTTCCATGATGGGTGGAAGAGCTGAAGTCATACAGACCAATTCGCTTCAACTCAACATCCTCGATTTTCCACAGCCGGTACCTGACGGGTTCAGTGGTGCTGTAGGAACCTTTAGGGCAGAATTCAAAGACATCAATAAAGATTACAACCTCAGCGATGCCATCAACATCAGTTTGCTGATCGCAGGAGATGGAAACATGAACAATATTCAACCCAAACTTTTTCCACAAGACAGTCTTTTCACCATCTCAGATGCCCGTCAGGCAGAGCCTCAAAAATTATCAGAAGAACCCGTAATATTAAAAAGCAGACTGTACGATTATCTGCTTACACCAAAGAAACCCGGCAAAGCTTTAATCAAAACCGAGTTTTGCTACCTTGATCCGGAAAGCAATCAATATAAATTCATCCGTGACAGTTTTGAAGTGCAAATCACTTCCGGGAAGCCCCGTGCCTCTGTGCACATTGACGAACTTAAACCCATATCAGGCGTCGTTAAACTTAGTAAGTCTTCTCCATTTTTTCTCGATCAGCCGATTAATTTGCTCATCATGTCCTTTCCATTTTTTTTATTGGCTTATTTTCTGTTTTTCAAAAAAGGAAAGGAGTATTTTAACCAACTAAAATACACTGAACACAAAAAAACACCTACAATAGATGGACCATCATTTACATTAGATGATCTTGAAAAATATGCATTGGCTGCTTTGACTAAAAAATATCCTGAATTAAAAGATCACCAAACACTCTATGCCATAAAAAGTTATTTGAGTAAAGATCGATCTGATCCTCAAAAAGAAAATTTCTTTGTTTTGATTTCAAAAATGGAAATGCTTAAATTTTCAAACAACAATGATCCCGCAGAATTGAATTCTATCAGAAATCAAATAGACAGCTTGATTGGTAAAATTTCCTGA
- a CDS encoding BatD family protein, which produces MKILYLICFGLLGLIIRAQDPHFKVEVSSDTILLGNYFELKYTIENTQGDFAPPEFNGLKLVAGPNHASSYSIMNGKVKQSTSYIYFLKPEAEGQYIIEAAQLKTEEGILKTPIVKIHVVANPNGVRQNPGRSMEFEDPDVQIMTPKDAKKKKKVYKL; this is translated from the coding sequence ATGAAAATTCTGTACTTGATTTGTTTTGGCCTGTTAGGCCTGATCATCCGGGCCCAGGATCCTCATTTTAAAGTAGAGGTAAGTTCTGATACCATCCTGCTGGGCAATTATTTTGAACTCAAATACACCATTGAAAACACGCAAGGGGATTTTGCACCTCCTGAGTTCAATGGTCTTAAACTGGTAGCCGGGCCCAACCACGCTTCTTCCTATTCCATTATGAATGGGAAAGTCAAGCAAAGTACCAGCTACATCTATTTTTTAAAACCTGAAGCAGAAGGACAATACATCATTGAGGCAGCCCAACTCAAAACAGAGGAGGGCATTCTCAAAACTCCCATCGTAAAGATCCATGTGGTAGCCAACCCAAATGGAGTTCGTCAAAACCCGGGGCGATCCATGGAGTTTGAAGATCCGGATGTGCAAATCATGACTCCAAAAGATGCAAAGAAGAAAAAGAAAGTATATAAACTCTGA
- a CDS encoding WYL domain-containing protein, producing the protein MATNKHALIRYKILDGCFRNSGKRYYIEDLIKACEKILLEIDPSSNGISRRQIFEDISFMESVDGWQIELQRIRDGKRCYYRYSDPNFSINNMPLNEIELANLESAINILSQFKGMPQFEWVNELVPKIKQGIDSKDSSSAIIEFDNNQYLKGIEHLGTLHNGIFYKKVLSVVYHPFESEKQFNVIIHPSFLKQYNNRWFLFGYNPESERYDWNLAIDRIVSIDEINSSQYRQTIIDWQEYFEDIVGVTKPFDLKIESVLLNFKGKTGNYIETKPIHGSQKSKWLDKNTLEVKLQLIINYEFERLILSYAENVIVRQPVNLVNTIKTRLTEAINQY; encoded by the coding sequence ATGGCTACTAACAAACATGCACTAATTCGATACAAGATCTTGGATGGATGCTTTCGGAATTCTGGAAAACGCTATTATATTGAAGACTTAATTAAAGCCTGTGAAAAAATTCTATTGGAAATAGATCCTTCAAGTAATGGGATTAGCAGAAGACAGATTTTCGAAGATATCTCATTTATGGAAAGTGTAGATGGTTGGCAAATTGAACTTCAAAGGATTCGTGATGGTAAGAGATGCTATTATAGGTATTCAGATCCAAATTTCTCTATAAATAATATGCCATTAAATGAAATTGAGTTAGCAAATTTGGAATCAGCTATAAATATTCTTTCTCAGTTTAAAGGTATGCCTCAGTTTGAATGGGTAAATGAATTAGTGCCTAAAATAAAACAAGGCATTGATTCAAAAGATTCCAGTTCTGCAATTATCGAATTTGATAACAATCAATACCTTAAAGGTATTGAACATCTCGGCACGTTACATAATGGTATATTTTATAAAAAGGTGTTGTCTGTGGTCTACCATCCATTTGAAAGTGAAAAACAATTTAATGTAATAATTCATCCTTCATTCCTCAAGCAATATAATAACAGGTGGTTCCTTTTTGGATATAATCCCGAAAGTGAAAGGTATGATTGGAATTTAGCAATTGACAGAATAGTTTCAATTGATGAAATTAATAGCAGTCAATATAGACAAACGATTATTGATTGGCAGGAGTACTTTGAAGATATAGTTGGGGTAACTAAACCGTTTGACTTAAAAATAGAGAGTGTACTATTGAATTTTAAAGGAAAAACTGGGAACTATATTGAAACGAAACCAATCCATGGCTCTCAAAAATCAAAATGGTTGGATAAAAACACCCTTGAGGTGAAGCTTCAACTTATTATTAATTATGAGTTTGAAAGATTAATTTTGTCTTATGCAGAGAATGTTATAGTGAGGCAACCTGTTAACCTTGTTAATACCATAAAAACTAGGCTAACAGAAGCAATTAACCAATACTAA
- a CDS encoding geranylgeranyl reductase family protein, whose product MKKKYDVIIIGGGPSGSAAGITALKNGLSCCIIDKSNFPRKKLCGGLLTQKTIDLLKEISSDLNIDSLYNMKSDHVEMRFNKEEIVSFHTNIPLYFTYREDFDQHLHQHFINKGGDVYHHSISTQNFHIENNSITFGEQTLEYNYLIGADGANSVTRKLIDQNYKPDGLCMEVEIGYDLLKTREKNLTTVYFGVVPNGYAWIFPKQNGYTVGVGCPANSKTDIKKIFHHFMQVIGVDFGVAAVKGAFIPYGRHPSALATGNIMLVGDSAGLVDPVNGEGIYFALLSGKMAIESIVDVKLYKNVSAAYHEKSKSMIRIIREGTFMHKLLFNKYIGPLFFKIVKGHHRSGKYFVDKMVSHYTYSYRQMIKLIFDYKKERKLVNKKSGVA is encoded by the coding sequence ATGAAAAAGAAATATGATGTGATCATTATTGGTGGGGGGCCATCGGGTTCAGCAGCAGGAATTACAGCCTTGAAAAATGGATTGAGTTGTTGCATCATTGACAAAAGTAATTTCCCAAGAAAAAAATTGTGCGGTGGATTACTGACTCAAAAAACAATTGATTTACTGAAAGAGATCAGCAGTGATTTAAACATTGATTCGCTGTACAACATGAAATCAGACCATGTGGAAATGCGATTCAATAAAGAAGAAATAGTTTCTTTCCACACCAATATTCCATTGTATTTTACCTACAGAGAAGATTTTGACCAACACCTACATCAACATTTTATCAATAAAGGCGGAGATGTTTATCATCACAGTATTTCCACTCAAAACTTTCATATAGAAAATAACAGCATAACTTTCGGCGAGCAAACTTTGGAATACAATTACCTTATTGGAGCAGATGGTGCCAACAGCGTTACCAGAAAACTCATCGACCAAAATTATAAACCGGATGGCTTGTGTATGGAAGTGGAGATTGGATACGATCTTCTCAAAACACGCGAAAAAAATCTTACCACTGTATATTTTGGTGTGGTGCCAAATGGCTATGCCTGGATTTTTCCCAAGCAGAACGGATATACGGTGGGCGTCGGTTGTCCGGCAAATTCAAAGACAGACATCAAAAAAATCTTCCATCATTTTATGCAGGTTATAGGCGTTGACTTTGGAGTTGCTGCTGTCAAAGGAGCCTTCATTCCCTACGGAAGACACCCTTCTGCTCTTGCAACCGGCAACATCATGCTTGTTGGCGATTCGGCAGGGCTGGTGGATCCGGTAAATGGAGAGGGAATCTATTTTGCTCTTTTGTCTGGGAAGATGGCTATAGAATCTATTGTGGATGTTAAGCTATACAAAAATGTATCAGCAGCTTATCATGAAAAATCCAAATCTATGATTCGGATTATTCGTGAAGGGACATTTATGCATAAATTACTATTCAACAAATACATAGGCCCTCTGTTTTTTAAAATCGTGAAAGGACACCACCGCTCCGGAAAATATTTTGTCGACAAAATGGTTTCTCATTATACTTACAGCTACAGGCAAATGATTAAACTAATTTTTGATTACAAAAAAGAAAGGAAACTGGTGAATAAGAAAAGTGGAGTTGCTTAA
- a CDS encoding amino acid permease has product MNTRKLTLTDGVMLVSGSMIGSGIFIVSADISRNLGGGGWMMLTWLLAGLMTILAALSYGELSAMMPAAGGQYVYLKKAYGPRTAFLYGWTLFTVIQTGTIAAVGVAFAKFSGVIFPFFSEKNILLDLGFLKISAAQILAILSIVFLSWLNSRGIRNGSLLQRTFTFAKLSALFGLIIAGLLYFDSNTWELNWNSFWSAASTTQDKATGQWSIVTLSGLTLLSAFGVSMVGSLFSSDAWNNVTFVSGEMENPAKNVAKSMVLGTVVVTGIYLLANVVYLGLLPAIGSPDGPGVMERGIQFATNDRVGTAAAFQIFGDASLYIMAILIMVSTFGCNNGLILSGARVYQVMAKDGLFFKQAAEINDAQVPGKALWFQCLWTSLLCLSGTYGDLLDYVVFAVLVFYILTVAGVFILRKNNPDEPRPYKTPGYPFVPALYIFLATAVCLLLLIYKPNYTWPGLGIVLAGFPIYFLINKKK; this is encoded by the coding sequence ATGAATACCAGAAAGCTCACGCTCACCGACGGTGTCATGTTGGTCTCAGGATCCATGATTGGTTCGGGAATTTTTATCGTCAGCGCCGACATCTCCCGTAATCTTGGAGGTGGAGGTTGGATGATGCTCACCTGGCTCCTCGCCGGTCTGATGACCATTCTGGCCGCTCTGAGTTATGGGGAACTCTCTGCCATGATGCCTGCAGCCGGAGGGCAGTATGTGTATCTAAAGAAAGCTTATGGGCCCAGAACAGCCTTCCTTTATGGATGGACGCTCTTTACGGTCATCCAGACTGGCACTATAGCTGCTGTAGGGGTCGCTTTCGCCAAATTCAGCGGGGTTATCTTTCCCTTCTTCAGTGAAAAAAATATTTTACTGGACCTTGGGTTCCTGAAAATAAGCGCGGCACAGATTCTTGCCATCCTGTCCATTGTTTTCCTAAGTTGGCTCAACTCGCGTGGTATACGCAATGGTAGTTTGCTGCAACGCACGTTTACCTTTGCCAAACTGTCGGCCTTGTTTGGTCTGATTATAGCAGGATTGTTATATTTTGACAGCAATACCTGGGAGCTGAACTGGAATTCATTCTGGTCTGCTGCCTCCACCACCCAAGATAAAGCTACAGGACAATGGTCCATCGTAACTTTAAGTGGCTTGACCCTTCTCAGTGCATTTGGTGTTTCGATGGTGGGTTCCTTATTCTCCAGTGATGCCTGGAACAATGTCACATTTGTTTCCGGAGAAATGGAAAATCCAGCTAAAAATGTGGCAAAAAGTATGGTATTGGGAACTGTTGTCGTGACCGGCATCTACCTGTTGGCCAATGTGGTCTATCTCGGATTGTTACCTGCCATTGGGTCACCCGATGGCCCGGGTGTCATGGAACGGGGAATTCAATTTGCAACCAACGATCGTGTTGGGACCGCAGCAGCATTCCAAATTTTTGGCGATGCTTCCTTGTACATCATGGCTATCCTGATTATGGTTTCCACCTTTGGCTGCAACAACGGGCTTATACTTTCAGGTGCAAGAGTGTATCAGGTCATGGCTAAAGATGGTTTGTTCTTCAAACAAGCCGCGGAAATCAATGACGCACAAGTGCCCGGAAAAGCCCTCTGGTTCCAATGTCTGTGGACCAGCTTACTCTGTCTTTCCGGAACTTATGGTGACCTCCTTGACTATGTCGTATTTGCAGTATTGGTATTTTACATCCTGACGGTTGCAGGCGTTTTCATTTTACGAAAAAATAATCCCGATGAACCACGTCCTTACAAAACGCCCGGATATCCTTTTGTTCCTGCGCTGTATATCTTCCTTGCGACTGCAGTTTGTCTGCTGTTATTAATCTACAAACCCAATTACACCTGGCCTGGCTTAGGTATCGTCCTGGCGGGTTTTCCTATTTATTTCCTGATCAACAAGAAGAAATGA
- a CDS encoding RNA-directed DNA polymerase: MEQQAIQRIYNFMNREQTHIIQIRAYFEKMQTRQDFLYLLNKVKPYVYGGKAIPFELKQLTWYSNPKLAKNRYNEFKIKKKSGLDRSIHAPVRGLKSLQKALSYILHCVYLPHKAAMGFVWGKSVVENARVHEGSNYVYNVDLKDFFTGIDQARVWKCLQLSPFNLNERYSRRPNYPKLENSYNAKPHTDENVGCFEGGRSVLTNNSFGYRKTHQKISMEKDKFIHLDEGTAEEIVGKWQNNDKLLTSKLSISGRQDICNIIASLCCTAFEVERQNDYGEWVKLTKSVLPQGAPTSPIISNIVCYRLDQLLTGVAKRFGLLYSRYADDITFSSNHNVYQQESDFIRELHRIIADQGFHIKESKTRLQKSGYRKVVTGLLVNEKTNVQHRYIKQLRMWLYYWERYGYERASGFFLQQYIADKGHVKNGKPDIANVIAGKLDYLKMVKGADNELYLKLKSRFDLLIGFEDPINKVLNIWEIDGVEKAMDFYYKDKLE, encoded by the coding sequence ATGGAACAACAGGCTATTCAAAGAATTTATAATTTTATGAACCGAGAACAAACACATATTATTCAAATCAGGGCTTATTTTGAGAAAATGCAAACTAGGCAAGATTTCCTTTACCTTCTTAATAAGGTAAAACCTTATGTCTACGGAGGCAAGGCAATACCATTTGAGTTAAAACAATTAACCTGGTATTCAAATCCAAAGTTAGCCAAAAATCGGTATAATGAGTTTAAAATCAAGAAAAAGTCAGGATTAGATCGAAGTATTCATGCACCAGTAAGAGGACTTAAATCACTTCAAAAAGCTCTAAGTTATATATTGCATTGCGTTTATTTGCCACATAAAGCAGCGATGGGATTCGTATGGGGTAAATCTGTTGTAGAAAATGCAAGGGTGCATGAAGGTTCTAATTATGTTTATAATGTAGATTTAAAGGATTTTTTTACTGGAATTGATCAGGCAAGAGTGTGGAAGTGTCTCCAGTTGAGCCCATTTAACCTTAATGAGCGTTACTCAAGAAGGCCTAATTATCCAAAATTGGAAAATAGCTATAATGCCAAACCACATACGGATGAGAATGTTGGATGTTTTGAAGGGGGGAGAAGTGTATTAACAAATAATTCTTTTGGTTACAGAAAAACCCATCAAAAAATTTCTATGGAAAAGGACAAATTTATCCATTTAGATGAAGGGACTGCAGAAGAAATAGTTGGCAAATGGCAAAATAACGATAAATTGTTGACAAGTAAACTTTCAATTTCCGGCCGTCAAGATATTTGTAATATAATTGCCTCTTTATGTTGTACAGCTTTTGAAGTAGAACGCCAGAATGATTACGGAGAATGGGTTAAGTTAACCAAAAGTGTGTTGCCTCAAGGAGCGCCAACCTCACCTATAATTTCAAATATAGTATGTTATCGCCTTGATCAATTATTGACTGGTGTTGCAAAACGCTTTGGCCTTTTATATAGCCGTTATGCTGATGATATTACCTTTAGTTCAAACCACAATGTTTACCAACAAGAGAGTGATTTTATAAGGGAATTGCACCGCATTATTGCAGATCAAGGATTTCATATCAAGGAAAGTAAAACCCGACTTCAAAAAAGTGGCTATAGGAAAGTTGTGACCGGTCTCTTGGTAAATGAGAAAACTAATGTGCAACATCGATATATAAAGCAATTGCGTATGTGGCTGTATTACTGGGAAAGGTATGGATACGAAAGAGCCTCAGGATTCTTTTTACAGCAATACATTGCCGATAAAGGACATGTAAAGAATGGCAAGCCAGATATAGCAAATGTGATTGCAGGTAAACTAGATTACCTAAAAATGGTAAAGGGTGCGGATAATGAATTGTATTTAAAGTTGAAGAGCAGGTTTGATTTATTAATTGGCTTTGAAGATCCTATTAATAAAGTTCTAAATATTTGGGAAATTGATGGAGTCGAAAAAGCTATGGACTTTTATTATAAAGACAAATTAGAATAA